A stretch of Methanotorris formicicus Mc-S-70 DNA encodes these proteins:
- the argC gene encoding N-acetyl-gamma-glutamyl-phosphate reductase, with amino-acid sequence MITASIIGGTGYTGGELLRLLANHPYVDVEYVTSRKEAGKKITKIHPHLRGIKKLENLEFMDVDVDKIDSDVVFCATPHGASMKIVPQLIEKGLKVIDLSGDYRFENIGVYEEWYGLKHTGVLEGIKIAYGLPELHRDEIIDAQLVANPGCFPTGAILAVAPLVKENIIEERIIIDSKTGVSGAGVNPTETTHFPNVNEDITPYKITTHRHTPEIEKELKKIGNARVSFTPHLAPITRGILTTAHTFVKKEINKEELIKLYKKFYKDEPFVRIFEDGKVSLTGVRGTNFCDIGGFEIDRNGRLVMTSSIDNLVKGASGQAIQNMNIMFGFEETLGLLFGGLKP; translated from the coding sequence ATGATAACTGCATCAATAATTGGAGGTACTGGCTACACAGGGGGGGAATTGTTAAGATTGCTGGCAAACCATCCTTATGTAGATGTTGAGTATGTAACATCAAGAAAAGAGGCAGGCAAAAAAATAACAAAGATACATCCTCACTTAAGAGGCATAAAAAAACTTGAGAATTTGGAGTTTATGGATGTCGATGTTGATAAGATAGATTCTGATGTTGTATTCTGTGCAACCCCACATGGAGCATCGATGAAAATTGTCCCTCAATTGATTGAGAAGGGATTGAAGGTTATTGATTTAAGTGGGGACTATAGGTTTGAAAATATTGGAGTTTATGAAGAATGGTATGGATTAAAGCATACTGGTGTTTTGGAAGGGATTAAAATTGCCTATGGATTGCCTGAATTGCATAGGGATGAGATAATAGATGCCCAACTTGTTGCAAACCCAGGATGTTTCCCAACTGGAGCAATATTGGCAGTTGCCCCATTGGTTAAAGAAAATATTATTGAGGAGAGAATAATAATCGACTCAAAAACAGGAGTTAGTGGAGCAGGGGTTAATCCAACAGAAACAACACACTTTCCTAATGTAAATGAAGACATAACCCCCTACAAAATAACCACACACAGGCACACCCCAGAGATAGAGAAGGAATTAAAAAAAATAGGTAATGCAAGGGTTTCCTTCACCCCCCATCTCGCACCAATAACAAGGGGGATCCTAACAACTGCACATACGTTTGTAAAAAAAGAAATAAATAAAGAAGAACTCATTAAATTATATAAAAAATTCTACAAAGATGAACCATTTGTAAGAATCTTTGAAGATGGAAAGGTTTCTTTAACAGGCGTTAGGGGAACAAACTTCTGTGATATTGGTGGGTTTGAAATAGATAGGAATGGAAGGTTGGTGATGACATCAAGTATAGATAACTTGGTTAAGGGAGCGAGTGGACAGGCAATCCAGAACATGAACATAATGTTTGGATTCGAGGAAACGTTGGGTTTATTATTTGGAGGTCTTAAGCCATAA
- a CDS encoding CPBP family intramembrane glutamic endopeptidase has protein sequence MDINVIVDWKRFLILYISSIFGLFMVLLYVVGSSLNFGFPFTVLVMAQSLGALVGNAVLYVGAILLGLYCSKKMGFRVLGKINIKEVIFSMKIGLFLGVILGAISTIAEYSMILNLRSMSTHLTICGMFLSVYGGINEEVIFRLFLMGSFAYLLSELGIKRAVEVSLVTSPILFAIGHTPVSMEFISKKTIMSMLFVSNFIFGLVFGYIYWKKGLEYAMVSHFSLDFVLYVVIPLSVILCH, from the coding sequence ATGGATATAAATGTTATTGTAGATTGGAAAAGGTTCCTTATCTTGTATATCTCATCGATATTTGGATTGTTTATGGTTTTGTTATATGTAGTTGGAAGTAGTTTAAATTTTGGTTTTCCATTTACAGTATTGGTGATGGCACAATCCTTAGGTGCCTTAGTTGGAAATGCTGTGTTGTATGTGGGTGCTATATTACTTGGATTGTATTGCTCGAAAAAAATGGGTTTTAGAGTTTTAGGTAAAATTAATATAAAAGAGGTCATATTTTCAATGAAAATAGGATTATTCTTGGGGGTAATATTAGGAGCAATATCCACAATCGCAGAGTATTCAATGATACTGAATTTAAGGTCAATGAGTACTCACTTAACAATTTGTGGGATGTTTTTGTCTGTTTATGGGGGGATAAATGAAGAAGTCATATTTAGATTGTTTTTAATGGGATCGTTTGCTTATCTACTATCAGAACTTGGGATAAAAAGAGCAGTGGAGGTATCTCTTGTAACTTCCCCAATATTATTTGCAATTGGACATACACCAGTTTCTATGGAATTTATATCTAAAAAAACAATTATGTCAATGTTGTTTGTCTCAAATTTCATATTTGGTTTAGTCTTTGGATACATCTATTGGAAAAAAGGATTAGAATATGCAATGGTATCCCACTTTTCGTTGGATTTTGTACTCTATGTGGTTATACCACTCTCAGTAATTCTATGCCATTAA
- a CDS encoding Coenzyme F420 hydrogenase/dehydrogenase, beta subunit C-terminal domain yields the protein MKSYLNLKEEVWDKNICSGCGACVAVCPVENIYFKQQSPVKFKCEMCACTIDPAEESECPASAEFCKVTLYDVPCGACYDACPRTEEKLKIPIEEIGKYIEIFGAKSKMDIKYAQSGGAVTAILCNALDEGLIDGAIVVSEDRWTMEPKSVLVTTKEELIKVAGSRYNWNVPILEALKEAVMVKKLEKLAIVGTPCVINAVFQILASDNDLLKPFKKAIRLKIGLFCTETFKYSELTAKIKDMGINPWEIKKMEIRKGKLAIDLLNGETKEISLKEIEHCIRKGCSICRDFTALASDISAGNVGTPEGVTTLIVRNEWGKGFVDRAILNGYLEKVDCEVNIDAIKKLSKKKLERGE from the coding sequence ATGAAATCATATTTGAACTTAAAGGAAGAGGTTTGGGATAAGAATATATGCTCTGGATGTGGAGCTTGTGTTGCAGTTTGTCCAGTGGAAAATATATACTTCAAACAGCAGAGTCCAGTGAAGTTTAAGTGCGAGATGTGTGCATGCACAATAGACCCTGCTGAAGAATCTGAATGCCCAGCATCTGCTGAATTTTGTAAGGTAACCTTATATGATGTACCTTGTGGAGCATGTTATGATGCATGCCCAAGAACGGAGGAAAAGTTAAAAATCCCAATTGAAGAGATTGGGAAATATATTGAGATATTTGGGGCAAAATCAAAGATGGATATAAAATATGCCCAAAGCGGTGGAGCAGTTACTGCAATATTGTGCAATGCCCTTGATGAGGGCTTAATTGATGGGGCTATTGTTGTAAGTGAAGATAGATGGACAATGGAACCAAAATCAGTCCTTGTAACAACAAAAGAAGAACTAATAAAAGTAGCAGGTAGTAGGTACAACTGGAACGTCCCAATATTGGAGGCATTAAAAGAGGCAGTTATGGTTAAAAAACTGGAAAAGTTGGCAATAGTTGGGACACCTTGTGTTATAAATGCAGTTTTCCAAATCTTGGCATCAGATAATGATTTATTAAAACCATTCAAAAAGGCAATTAGATTGAAGATAGGATTGTTCTGTACTGAAACATTCAAATATAGTGAATTAACGGCTAAAATTAAAGATATGGGTATAAATCCATGGGAAATAAAAAAGATGGAAATTAGAAAAGGAAAGTTGGCAATTGATCTATTAAATGGAGAAACAAAAGAAATCTCATTAAAAGAAATTGAACATTGCATTAGAAAAGGTTGCAGTATATGTAGGGACTTTACTGCATTAGCATCAGACATCTCCGCTGGTAACGTAGGAACTCCAGAAGGAGTGACAACATTGATAGTAAGGAATGAGTGGGGTAAAGGGTTCGTTGATAGAGCAATACTCAATGGTTACTTAGAGAAGGTTGATTGTGAAGTAAATATTGATGCAATCAAAAAACTCTCTAAGAAAAAGTTGGAGAGAGGGGAATAA